The DNA region GTGGCAGTGGTTACGAAGAGCTTATCACGAGGAGGGAAAGGAGGTGACATGGAGCATTTTTACAGAAGAGCTATGGTCTCGTTTTGGTCCTACTAACTGTGAAAACTTTGACGAATCATTGTCAAAAATCAGACAAGTTGGATCTTTACGTGACTATCAAAAGGAGTTCGAAAGGTTGGGCAATCGGGTGCAAGGGTGGACTCAAAAGGCGTTAGTAGGAACATTCATGGGAGGACTTAAGGCCGAAATAGCTGATGGCATAAGAATGTTTAAACCTAAAACACTGAAAGAAGCCATTAGCCTTGCGAGAATGCGGGATGAGCAGCTGACACGCCAGAGAAAAATAACAAAGCCTCTCAATAAATTCATGGCTGACACTCAATCTCCAACAAAACCTAAGGCAACTATCCCAATGAAAAGGCTAACGTGGGAGGAGATGCAACAAAAAAGAGCACAAGGTTTATGCTTTAACTGTGATGAAAAATTCACAGTGGGGCATAGATGTCGGGGACCACAACTTTTACTTCTGGAAGGCAGTAACAAAGAATCAGATGATGAAGAAATAACTGCATCAATGGAACTGCAACATGAAATCTCCTTACACGCACTCACAGGGTGGTCACCTCACAAAACGATGCGGGTGATGGCAAAAATAGGATCACGTGCAGTCGTGGTTCTGATCGATAGCGGGtctacgcataattttattagtacaAAAATGGCTAATATGCTGCAACTACCAGTGTTGCCGACCAAAGCTTTTGACGTTAAAGTAGCGAACGGAAAACCACTAAAGTGCCAAGGCAAATTCGAAAATGTTTCCATTGATCTCCAAGGTATTCCTTTTGTCCTTACTTTATATGCCTTACCATTAATGGGGTTGGACTTGGTTCTTGGTGTCAGTTGGCTGGAGCAATTGGGAACAGTGGTGTGTAATTGGAAGACTCTAACCATGGAATTCCAGTGGAATAACCACACCCAAAAATTGCAAGGAATAGGAGCACAAACTATCCAAGCAGTTTCAATGAAAGCTATCACCAAAGAAGGTCGACAACGAGGGTCCATATTTGCTATTTCTTTTCAACCCGACCTAGATTCTACAAAGCAACACTTGAATCCGACGATGCAACAATTGTTGGAAAAATTTGAGGATGTCTTCCAAGAACCTACACAACTTCCCCCGACGAGAGAAGTTGATCACcacatcaatttgaaagaagGAATCGAACCCATCAATGTGAGACCATACAGGTATGCCTATTTTCAAAAAGCTGAAACTGAAAAACAAGTTCAGGATATGTTAAAATTGGGGCTAATAAGACCAAGTACTAGTCCATTTTTGTCTCATGTTTTATTGGttaaaaagaaagacgggtcttGGCGGTTTTGCACAGACTATCGAGCACTAAATACAGTAACCATAAAAGATAGATTTCCTATTCCCACAATCGATGACATGATCGATGAGCTCCATGGAGCCACTTACTTCACCAAATTAGACTTACGAGCGGGCTACCATCAGGTACGAGTACACTATAATGACATTCATAAAACTGCTTTTCGTACTCATAATGGTCATTACGAATACTTGGTCATGCCCTTTGGTCTTTGTAATGCACCTTCTACCTTTCAAGCCATTATGAATGCAATCTTTCGCCCTTATCTTCgcaaattcattttagtttttttttatgacattttaatttatagccCCAATTGGAACATACATCTTGAACATGTTAAAATAGCTTTAGAAATATTAAGGCAACACCAATTCTTTGCTAAAATTAGCAAATGTGCATTCGGCTTACAAGAATTGGAATATTTGGGACATATTGTGACCCCTCAAGGGGTGAAGGTTGATCAAAGGAAAATTGCAACTATGATAATTTGGCCTAAACCAACTAATGTTTCTGAGTTGCGTGGTTTTTTAGGCTTAACAGGTTATTACAGAAAATTTGTTTGCAATTATGGCATCATAGCACGGCCTCTCACCAATTTACTAAAAGGGACACTTTGGATGGAATGAAGAAGCCGAAAATGCCTTCCAAAAGCTCAAAGAGGCTATGACTATTACACCAACACTTGCTTTGCCCAATTTCAATGAACCTTTTGTCATTGAATCAGATGCATCAGGTCGTGGCATAGGGGCAGTCTTGAGTCAACATGGGAGACCTATTGCATTCATGAGTCGAGCCTTAAGCAACAATAAACTGTCACTATCagtttatgaaaaagaaatgttagCCATCATCCAAGCAATTCAGACATGGAGACCTTATTTGCTAGGCCGAAAATTCTACGTTGAAACAGACCAAAAAAGTCTCAAGTACTTATTGGAGCAGCGCATAACAACGCCAGAGCAACAAAAATGGGTGTCTAAATTATTAGGATATGACTATGAGATCAGATATAAGCCAGGTAGAGACAACAGTGTAGCTGATGCATTATCCCGGGTGGCAGGCAGTCCTAGCTTGGACACTTTATTTGTGTCTCACTCTCCATTATGGGACACCATAACAAAAGAGGCCAAGGACAATCCGTACATGCAGAAAATCAGTAAATTAACAGTAGAGAATCCAGGTAATCCATACAAATTGCAAAATGGACTAGTGTGCTTCAAAAATCGTGTGGTGGTGCCTCCTCATTCCGATGTCGTTCAACTActcttgaaagaatttcatgatTCACCCATGGGTGGGCATTCAGGTGTCCTTCGAACATGCAAGAGATTATCGCAGCAATTTTATTGGCCATCTATGTACAAAATGGTGAAAAATTATGTTGATTCTTGCGATGTATGCCAACGGACCAAGAGCCAAACACTGTCTCCAGCAGGTCTTCTACAGCCCCTTCCAATCCCATGTCAAGTTTGGGATGACATTACTATGGACTTCATCGACGGACTTCCGCCTTCTAATGGAAAAAACACAATCCTGGTTGTAGTTGACAGGCTGAGCAAATCCGCACATTTCCTATCTCTTTCTCACCCCTACACGGCAAAAATGGTGGCGGAAAAGTTTGTTGAGGGAATAATGAAGCTACATGGCATGCCTCGTTCAATTATTAGTGATCGTGATTCCATATTTATCAGTCACTTCTGGCAGGAATTCTTCAAGATGTCAGGCACTCAGTTGAAAATGAGCTCTGCGTATCACCCCCAAACCGACGGACAAACAGAGGTTGTAAATCGATGTATTGAACAGTATCTTGGCTGCTTCGCTCACCAGCAGCCCCAAAAATGGCACTCCTTCCTTCCATGGGCTGAGTTTTGGTATAACACCACATATCATGCGTCTACTGGAATGACTCCGTTCCAAGCTCTCTATGGTAGACCTCCACCCACGATACCGCGATATGATGAAGGTAATTGTCCAGTTAATGAAGTGGACCAAGGGTTAATCTCTAGAGATGCCTTACTACACCACCTTAAAGACAATTTGACTGCAGCCAACAATAGAATGAAGCAGCAAGTTGATTCTAAACGCAGAGATCTGGAGTACCAAGTTGGGgattttgtgtttttaaaacTACACCCTTACCGTCAACAATCAGTGTTCAAGAGAGCATATCAAAAGCTTGCAAGCAGGTTTTACAGACCCTATCAGATTGAAGAAAGAATTGGCAAGGTAGCTTATAGACTTAAGCTTCCTCCAGACTCTCGCATTCACCCAGTATTTCATGTGTCcctattgaaaaaaaaaatgggggATGTAATTACCTCCACTACTGAATTACCTCCAATGGCAGAAGATAGGCAGTTCGTGATGGAACCTGAAGCTATTCTGGATAGCCGTTGGATACAAAAAGGATCCAAAATTATGGCAGAAAACTTAATTAAATGGAAACGACTTCCGGAAGAAGATGCTACGTGGGAAAACACTCAAGAGTTTCACAACAAGTTCCTAAACATcaaccttgaggacaaggttcAAGTCAAAGGGAGGGGTATTGATGAGTCACCGAGAAGATCTCTGAGAGTACCTAAAAGGAATCCAAAGTATTTGGATTAAAAGTGCTTGCAACTGGGATAACAGGTGGCATAACAGGTGGCCCTTGCAACAGTCCAAGTTGGTTAACAGCCTTGCAAAAAATTAGGATGAGCAgttgttattttcaataatccGGCTATCTTGTTGTTATTAGCCGTTAATGTCCTATTTCTTAGTATTGTGATCTGAGAATTAGGAAAAGCTGTTATTTTCACTGTTATTTAAACTCTTCTATTTCGTCAATAAAAGGGAGGAAAAGAAAAgcttgtttaaattaaaaattctttacGGTTGGTTCTCACCGCAAGTAGAACTTTATCCTCATAATTTCGCATAGCTTTGACTGGGACCTATTAATCATTTGCAATATTATGGTTCAAAGTTGTAAACTATTATTCTGGATTGTTGTTTCCGAATTACTTATTAAGGAATTTCCCAGATTGGTGCTTGGTGTCCCTCTATAACAAGTATAAGTCGTTATAGGCGCAATGTTACTGATGCAGGGTTAGAAAATTTGGCCAATGCTTGCTCAACTTTGATGCATGTGAATCTTTCATATTGCTCACATATTTCTGATTGTGGTTTAAAAACTCTTTCAGAAAGATCAACTTGGAGCAGTAAAGATTTCTTGTTCTAGGATTATTACTGGTGTTGGCTTGAGAGGATGTTCAGCAACTTTAGCTTATATTGATGCTGAATCTTGCAATCTTAGACTAGAGGGGATAACGGGGATTGTTAGTGGAGGTGGGCTAGAGATTTTAAATGTTTCTTCCATAAACTGGCTTGGTCAAGGTGGATTGGCAGTCATTGGGACAGGATTTGCCTCAAGGCTTAAAATCCTGAACTTTCAAATGTGCATAAGTGTTGATGATACAGCTGTTATGGCTATTGCAAAGGGGTGTCCATTACTTCAAGAGTGGAACTTAGCTTTATGCCATAGGGTCAGGTTTTCAGGATGGGAATCTATTGGATTAAACGGCAATAATTTGGTGAAACTTCATGTGAATCGTTGTTGGAATCTATGTCCTCGTGGACTGGACGCTATTAGGGATGGTGCAAACGGCTCATGGTCATATACTTGAATCAGAATCCtcaaataactttattttcaattgagtTGTTTAAACTGCACAGAGGCGACATGAAGataaaggaagaagaaataatatatataggGCCTGATTGGAAAGATTGTTAGATTACATCTGTGGTACGCATTTATTAAATGACTGAACTTGTTAATTTGGCATTAGTGTAGCAGTAATTTCTCTAATGAATGTTAAGATTTATCTTATGTGTAAGTTGGATTATCATAGCTTCAATTAAtgggataataattaaaataggcaaaattttttCCGCTTAtacttttttaggcaaacgcatagtagttttatttttataagcaaatttttttataattccaaaaataccctcccaacCCTATATACATAGACGCTGGAAAGAAAATttgagtgcgtgagtgcgtgtGGAGTGCGCGCAGTGCGTGGGCAGTGCATGCGGTGCGCGCAGTGCGTGAGCAGTGCGCACACcatgattaatatatataaacaaagtgtgAGGGTGCGCGCGCAGTGCGTGCagtgcgcgcaccctttcttttaaatatatatatatatatatatatatatatatatatatatatatatatattaaataatataaaaaatataataaataaatatatatattaaatattataatatttaatataatatatataaataataataataataatttttaaatatatattatattattatatattatatatataatattataatataataaatatatataataatataatattatatatatatatataatatatgcataGTGCGCGCACTGCACACGACTGTGCGCGCACTGTGCACTGTGTACAGTGCACGCATTGCACACACTGTGGGCACCGTGCGCAccacgcactcacgcactccgcacgcacccacgcactccgcgcgcactccgcacgcacccaCACACTCAAACCTTCCTTCTAGTGCCTACGTATACAGGGttgaaagggtatttttggagttacaaaaaaatttacttataaaagtaaaattactgtgtgtttgcctaaaaatgtataagcggaaaattttttgcctattttaattaatatccctcaattaataattattgtatcaaCATAATAATAAACTTAGTAGACATCCCTTAATGTGATATATTGCTCtgcttatttatgtattatggTTGTGGGTAGGAGTCTTCATATTCTGCTTATATATACCTTGGAGATTGCTCATACCTACACAATCTTGCTTCCTGCATTCTTGGATCATAAGGATGATcttatattacttttaaacgtgtaataatatttttttatgttctaTATGTAATTAACGAAATTGAAAGAGGATTGAAATGTAAATGACCAAAGTATACAACATTGAAAggaaatttttctttaactcttTCACTTTTCAAGCAAAAGAGTGTATTACATTATCTGAAGAAGGGGATAGGGGCTatttatagagttttttttttttaagatttttaccATGTATAGATTATTACATTAACCTTGTCAAGGAAAAATCCAATAGgctaaaaaaccaaaatagaaaaaCGTAATTGTTTACTGTCTTATAAGCGAGGTTGAAAGTGCTTTAAACTAGTTCACCTTGCCAAGATAACCAAGGATAAAACCTAGTAAGGAAAAAAAGTGCACATTTTGTTCCATATGTTAGTGTAACACCCTCTCTAGAAGTGTTGCTCTCTAGAAGAAAATACACCAATTTAGACTGCTTGAGCATGCATTCACTTACTAAATACCATACATTCCACAACCAaaacaaattactaaaatactctcaatattttaaaatttatgaaagcCTAACAAATGATGTCAAAGTactaaaacataattataaaaccaTACATCAATACTTTGTagcaataaaataaacataaggtCAACAATCCAATACATAAACTAGAAACATAAATGCATAAAATGATTGTAATGCCCTTTTGCCACTCTATGCTCACTGACTGTCACTTGCATCACTGTCACTatgatcacctgtacct from Mangifera indica cultivar Alphonso chromosome 8, CATAS_Mindica_2.1, whole genome shotgun sequence includes:
- the LOC123224549 gene encoding LOW QUALITY PROTEIN: F-box/LRR-repeat protein 12 (The sequence of the model RefSeq protein was modified relative to this genomic sequence to represent the inferred CDS: inserted 4 bases in 3 codons; substituted 2 bases at 2 genomic stop codons), yielding MHLPDDCLYHIFQWLRGCSDRDSFGLTCHRWLNIQNLSRRTLEFQCSFSQPSQTTFCVNSYYLYRLXTRFQHLEFLSLCCCTELPDLGLNHLQYYGSKLXTIILDCCFRITYXGISQIGAWCPSITSISRYRRNVTDAGLENLANACSTLMHVNLSYCSHISDCGLKTLSERXQLGAVKISCSRIITGVGLRGCSATLAYIDAESCNLRLEGITGIVSGGGLEILNVSSINWLGQGGLAVIGTGFASRLKILNFQMCISVDDTAVMAIAKGCPLLQEWNLALCHRVRFSGWESIGLNGNNLVKLHVNRCWNLCPRGLDAIRXWCKRLMVIYLNQNPQITLFSIELFKLHRGDMKIKEEEIIYIGPDWKDC